The stretch of DNA CAAATTCAAAGTTGAAAAGTGCGCGGGAGGGAGGGGGGAGGGGAGGGGTACTGTTGAGTTCCTGAACTAGCTGCTCCACCACCCCCAGCTGAATTACTCCTCGTTATGTCATCGTCACTATCGTCATCCTGTAGTACATCCTCCACACCATCTGGGGCTCCACTCTCTCCAAAAACCGGGACCATAATAGGAATACCGGCCATCGCAATTGCAAGCTCACCAAAGGATTGAGTATCACCTATTTCTCCATCACGATTGCTGTTTAGATCAGCTGCGAAAGATGGAGATGTAACCAAAACTGTATTAGGTGTAATCACGAGCACAGATGATGAGGCACCAAGAAGCATTGAACTAGAGCAGGCTGGCAATGCTGAAGGTTGAGGATTTCTGTTTGAACCTCCTAAACTACAGACCACATCTACAAGCTTGGCCAATAGCTTAGGGGTCCTCACCTCGAAAAACTGACGACGACAATTGAACATAACTTGCAAAACTTCACCACTGCCTATAACGAATGAATCATACTTCACATCATCCCGTAACACAGAAATCGGAATTTTATAGAATAACTTCTCCACCTGTTTCACGCCTTGCATCCCCAGTTTTTGGATTATAGTATTTTGAAACTCGGTAAAACTCGTTGAAGGTTTAAGGAAAACACTAAGCGGATCTTTATCAGTGAATTTAATTACAGATCGCGTTGTTTTCTTAATCGACTTTCTATAGTGCACCAGAACTAAAAAACTATCATCACTAGCCATTGTGAGTCCCACTATGATGAGGAATTCACGTTCAAATCCTATTTATATACGTTGGTATcatactaaatcaaattctttaaattgaatttatatataaaactcGTTGAAGGTTTAAGGAAAACACTAAGCGGATCTTTATCAGTGAATTTAATTCCAGATCGCGTTGTTTTTTTAATCGACTTTCTATAGTGCACCAGAACTAAAAAACTATCATCACTAGCTATTGTGAGTCCCACTATAACGAGGAATTCACGTTCAAATcctatttatatatgttggtatcatactaaatcaaattctttaaattcaatttagatATATATAGCTCAATGCATACTAATTCAAGCATAATGGGTTCGATTTACCCATCGCCACCATTGAGCATAAATCGAATTTGTTACATTCGATTTACTaaaggaatgtaaattgaatTGACTTAATTCGATTTATTTCTGCACCATATAATTCGAACATACTAACTCGATTCGATTTAGTGCTACGAGACTAATTCAAATTCGATGAATTCGATTTATACTTAAATTCGGTTTTCCATGTAATTCAAATTCttttaattcgatttatataaaaatatgattaaaaacatctacgtaacattatttattttggaAGATTCATATAATACTGGCATTGCTTAGTAcatattttatcctttttttatttccGAAAAGTATAAGTAactaacaatatttttaaacaatgtgaattaataggattaaaagaataaattaattttaaatttaattaataacattaaattagggtgtggtatatttttatttgattgatggttatttatattatttaagatgATCATTGTTTACCTAACACTCTCCTTTTATTTATTCAcctaaaaatttgtaatttttaactaacaagaaaactACCCAAAAtgtgaaaatctttttcattttctcaaaTTTTCCCGCCAAAAAGCAAAATGAGAATCGCCGAGATCTCATCGCCGGAGCTCAGGCCAAGTTCCCCTGACACAACCGACACTTACCACCGACTCATCCCCAAAATTGAGTCCACCATCAAGCAGCTCGAAGCCCAATCTGCCTCCGGAAAATCATCACTGGGAACAACCTCCGCCGCCGCAACCGAGCTCCGGCAACTCGTGACTCAGCTGACTCAATTCGCTCCGTTTCCCAACTCCCTCGTGCTCCAGATCTGGAAGCTCAGCTACCGCCTCTGGAACGCTTGCGTCGACATCTCCAACACCGCCGCCGCCACCATCCGCTCATCCGCCTCAGAAAACCATGCCGAACTCCGGCACATAGCAGCTGACTTCCTTTCCATCGCCGGCGACGTATCCGGCGTCCCTTCTCCGGCGATAAAGACGGCCTCGTTCTACCATAAAACCGGCCTGATCTGGCACAACCTCCGAAGGTTCGACCTCGCCTCCAAATGCTTCGAGAGAGCTACGAATCTTCTCTCGAAGCTCGACGTCTCTTCGATCTCCGACGCCGGAGAGCGAAAACTGCTCCTAGATCTTAACCTCGCTCGTTCCCGAACCGCGTGGGAGATTCGGGACCTGAATCTCGCGATTGCGCTTCTGAATCGAAGCAAAAGCTTGCTCTTCGGTTCCTGCACTCACTACATCGAGCTCGCGAAGCAGTGCATGGAGTTTGGGAAGCAATCGCTCTCGAGAAGCaacgaagaagagaaagaaagcgGTTATAACGGTTTGGGCGAAGCGTTGAAGCTGATGAACGAGGCGTTGGAGGTTTTGGAGAAGGGATTGTGTGCGGCGAGAACACGGGAAGAGAAATTGGAACTGAGAGGGTTGAGGTATAAGGCTTTGAGGTTCATTGCGGCGATTCATTTgcaaaaagaagagtttgagagtGTGATTAAGTGTGTAAAGGTTCTGAGAGATTCCAATGATGGCGGTGATGATCACCCTAGCATTTCGGTTTTGGCTATGAAGGCTTGGTTAGGGTTGGGGAGGCACGGAGAAGCGGAGAGGGAGCTGAGGGGGATGGTGATTGATAAGGGGATTCCGGAAGGGGTTTGGGTTTCAGCCGTGGAGGCCTATTTTGCTGCGGCGGGAACTGCAGGGGCAGAGACGGCGAAAGGGGTGTTCTTGGGGCTGTTAGGTAGGTGCCATGTTAGTGCCAGCGCAGCGGTGCGGGTGGCACATAGGGTGGCTGGAAATGGTGGTGGTGAAGGGGGTAGGGTGAGGGCTAAGGTGGTTGCTGAACTGGTGTCTGATGAAAGGGTGGTGGCACTCTTTGCTGGGAAGGAAGCTGATAAGGATAAAGTGGCAATGCATGCGATTCTATGGAATTGgtataataataattcattGATCGATTTGCTAATTGTTTCTTCTTGTTGCAAAGCTGCAAACAATTTGAGTATGACACATTAATGTTTTATTGAATTCAGGCATACTTTTTTGTGTAGAGTTTAGGGCTTAAGACATTTTTACATGAGATGCAAATATAACGACGATTCATACTCCATAAAACTGTGAACATTTTGTTTTTCCCCTCAAGGTACAGTCAACTGTTTCGGATTCTATGAACTTTATCATGAGTGATATTATATATGAACTATTAGATTTGTTCTATAAGAAAGTTTCCTTTATTTAAGATTAATGGATGATAAACTAGATGGTTATTTGATAAATTGAACTAGAAGGACTCGTCATCATTCCAGAAGTAATAAATGAAACTCATTATGGGTCTGGCATAGAATTTCTAGCTGACATGATTTGTCGGAGCAGTGTGATAAGGTGGGGTGTGTCTTAAACTGGTGAACTTCAAACTCAAAAGTAGTTGGAATTGTTAGTCGTCAGCAGTTTtatcatttcaaatttttatgtgaTCGACAGTGCTGCtgataattttcaatcaaaagaTTATGAGACAAGTGCAGAACTCTTTGAAAAATCAATGCTGTATATTCCGTATGATACAGAGAACAGAATACTTCGAGCCAAAGGCTTTAGAGTTTTGTGTCTCTGCTACCTTGGTCTCATGCGGCTTGATCGTGCTCAAGAATACATAAATGAGGCTGAAAAGGTATTTTACATGAGTCACGGACTAACGACAATGAGAATGTTGAATTTATTAATCTGATTTTTACCTACCTATGAAACCCTGAtatattattcataattttcaatttCTGCAGCTTGTATGTTGAATTTATCTAACCATACAAATATTTAATGATTTAATAATGGGAAGTTTATATTGAAAAACTAAAAGCTTAAGTGTCCAATGCATTaaatataatcaaaatttaaaagcttTCCCTGTCTAGAAAGTAGAATCATTTAACTTGTGACCTTAGCAAGGCACCATATTGATATAGGAGGTCTATAGTAGCAGAAAATTCATAAAGTTTACTGATAGGTCGATTTTCCATGTTATTCTTTAGGTTGATCACACGACTTTAAGACCAacccattttcttttcattaggATAACACTCTTGATTGATATGAAATGATAGCTTACAGTAGCGTTCATTTGTTCAAGTCAGTTCAAAATTTATCTCCAGAAGAATGACCACCAAGGTGCTATTGCTCAAATCGAAGCGATGACTGCATGCCTTGACTTTCAACCAGATTTTCTGTCACTTTCATCCCATGAAGCTGTTGCTTGCCATGCTCTTCCTGTTGCTGTTGCTTCTTTATCAAGTATGCTAAATTTATACAATTCAGGGAAGTCCATGCCAACAACAGAAGTAACAGTCCTTCGCACCTTGGTAACAGTCCTCTCTCAAGAACCAGGCAATGAGCAACAAGTCCTCAAATTCTTAAAACACGCTCATACCCGGGCATCTGATCTTGGTCCTGATTGTTTCTTTGGAAAAGAGGAGGTTGGAAGACGGGAACGGAATTGGTTTGCTGTGACTTCCTGGAACCTTGGTTCAAAAACAGGGAAGGATAAGAACTATGACTTATCTGCTGAGTTCTTAAGATTGGCATCAGATTTTTATGCCCTACTTGAAGGGTCCACTGAGAACAATATCATGGTTTGTAAGTCACTGGTACTTTCTGTATCATCAATGGTAGCTTTAGAATTTCAAAGGGAGGCTGCTATGTCAGAAAATGAAGTCAAGCGAGTTGTACAATTGCTAGAAAGAGCCGGGCAGGTATGAAATTTGAggggtttttattttttattttttatttttcattaagtGTACTATGTTAATAAGTAGACATTGGAGAGTATTTagtttttggttttgttttaaTTTGGAATCCTGTTGAATATTGTCTTGTTTCTCTGTTGTGTATGCAGATGCTGAAGTCAATTACAGCTGGGAACTCACTCAGCGATGATCAAGATACCATTGATCCTGAACTTTTTTTCATATACACTTTCTGTGCTTATGACATACAAGGCAGGCTGAATGATTTAGGTTCACAACTCCTCAGTGTGAGAAGTTTCGCCAAGTCAAAGGCCTGCAAACCCCACCACCTCCTTCAGATAGGCCTCTATGCCTCCCAGGGTGTGCGGTCGAATCATGAAGTAGCCACCTTTGCTCTAAATGAGTGCCTCTCATCTTTCCTTTCATCACCAACTCCAGATTATCAAAACGTTGCCCTTGTTGTTCGCAAGCTTATAGCCATTGCCAGCATTCACAAGGGCGATACAGACGATGATCTTGTGTATGGCATGTACAAGCAAGCATACCGGATAATGGTTGGTTTGAAGGAAGATGAGTATCCAGTTGAAGAAGGAAAATGGCTAGCTATGACTGCATGGAACCGAGCAGCAGTGCCAGTGCGGTTGGGTCAGATTGAATTGGGCAAGAAATGGATGACTGTTGGCTTAGACATTGCAAAGCATGTTTCGGGGATGGATGCTTACAAAGCATGCATGGAAGATCTCCTTGGAACAATGGAAAAGAAACCTTGATATGGAATGAATCTAAAATCCAGTTTCTGACAATTGAAAAAACTCTATATACATCTTGCACAGGAAGGAAGTCATATAGGACTAATAGAATAGGAGTGTATAAATTAAAAACTAGCTGGTGTTTATGCTTTGTGTGTTCCGTAAGATTTATAAATAGAATTTAACTAGAATTCTATTTTGGGGGGTTTTCTTTCACCAAACAGTAAAATTGGCTGATTTTTCTCCTAACAATTAAGAATTAACAACTATTTTCATTACTTAAAAGAAAAGTAATACTTTTATACTCTTACACAGATAATAAACATCAAAATCGTAATAATTATGTTTTgtctagatttttttttgtattttttattttaaattaaattataaaatcccATCTGGAATTCCGGATATAGAAAGGAGTTttgaatagaataaaataatgtgTTCAAGTACAGGACATATATTTTATGTACATAACATAGATAAGATACACATAAAGTAAGCCCTATCTCTATCCTTGTGTATGTAATTTCTCTCCCTTGTCATGGATTCACCATCTCTATTCCTCTCCTCTTATCCACTCTTCAACAAAAACCACCCTAAAACCCAGAAATTCCCCACCTTCAAAGCCTCCTCTTTACTCTCAAACCATCACACACCACACTCTTCACCCCAATCCTCTACATCTTCTCCTCAACCCTGCAAGAATATATCATTTTCCACACTCCAAACCCATTCTCCTAGCTCACTTCAAAACCTTCTCTTTCCCCAAAATCTCTTATCAAAATCTTGCTTTTCATTAACTGTGATTGACCTCTTTGCTTCTCTTCCATCCCTTGCTGATGAAGCTGCAGCATCATCCCCTTTAGTTGAGTCAGATGCAGGCAAAATCAACTTGGAAGAAATTCTGGTCTCCATTGATAATTTCTTCAACAGATACCCATTTTTTGTTGCTGGGGTTACCTTCATTTGGCTTGTTGTTATACCAATTGCACAAGAGTATTTCAGGAAGTACAAGTTTGTGTCGGCCATTGATGCTTTCAGGAAACTCAGGGATGACCCTGATTCGCAGCTCCTGGATATCAGGGACAGAAAGAATGTGAAGTTTTTGGGGTCCCCCAACTTGAAACTGTTGAATAAGGAAGCGGTGAAGGTTGAGTTCACAGAGGGAAACGAAGATGGGTTTGTGAAGAAGGTATTGGGGAGATTCAAGGAACCTCCAAACACTGTTCTCTGTGTTTTGGACAGGTAACAGGGTTCATAGAAAAGTAATTCAAATTGAATTCTGTATCACGTACAATCTGTGTGATCAAgatattaagattttttttttttcatttggcATTTACAGGAATGGATGACACTAGTGAGTAGATATAAGATATGCTTAATTTGTTTAGCTACCGAAgatgtttaaataataaattaacgttttgttttcatttttcttttcttcgtCATTTAGGgatataataaattttggtgcagattttcattttatattttgtataagATACACCCCCTCTGTGGCTTCTATTGTGGGTTTTGGCGAATTTGGATATAATTTGGAGAATAAAACTCCAGTTATCTAATCATTGTTCTCTCAAGTCTCagaatgattttattttaatgtcaCACAACCTTTTTGTTGATTTTGCATGATAAAATCCAATTTTCTAAACATAATTTATGACTGAACATTATAACATCAATGTAGCTGTGTGGAGTTTGCAGTTAATAATAGCTTGTATCCTTTAACTTGATTTCTCAAATTTCTCTGTTTCATCTTTCAATATATTATTGTGAATGAATGCATAGTTGATTGATTCAAACTCTGGTTATCTTGCTTGGAAAGTGCTGCAAAATTCAAGTGCAGCAATAAGCTGATGATCTGTTTTAATCATAGAGTTGGTTTGCCATTTCTGTTATATTGTCTTCTCCTTCACATTTTACATTTCAAATCAAGGATtggaaaagaataaaaataaataaaaatctgtTTATCGAAAGATTCTTAACTAAGATTATATAAGTCACTTTGTTGACTAAagaattttcatttcttttaccCTACATTATATAATACATGTTAGCAAACTTTTctcatttctctcttttttgaGTGGAAGGTAGTTTTGACGGTAATTCATTGAAAGCTGCTGAGTTGCTATTCAAGAATGGCTTCAAAGAGGTCTATGCGATCAGAGGTGGAGTTAGAGGACAGCAAGGGTGGATGGTATgacctttctcttctcttttgcaTGTTGTTTTATTTAGCCAAATGCACAGTACATCCTGCAAAAACTATTCAAATTTGATGTAACTTGACATTCTTACATATTACAATACATAGAACAATCTAAATATGACAttccaaaatcaaattttagtaAATTCCATACTGTGCTTCAACTTGAATGAACTGAGAAATGATTGTATTTGGTTTTGGAAAATCTGGATTTACTTTATCTTTGTGCTTACAGGCTATACAGGATAGCCTTTTGCCGCCATCAGTGCACATTAAacgaaggaagaagaaaaaagcttCACAAGAAGTCGGTGCAAATGGAAATGGAGCCATTCAGCAAAATGATAGTAATTATGAGAGCGCGTCAACCCCTGATATTCCTGCAGATGGAaatcaagaaaaagagaatgGTCATGTGAAAAGGTCTGAAGAGTCTGTTCCAGAAAGGAAAATCAGTTCAGTAGTTTCTTCCTCTCCCTATCCCAATGtatgctctctctctctctgcctCATGTGCTAAAATGAATGTTGATTGCTGAATTCTGCAATTTTTGtaacatattttaattgtttAGCAGATTTGTAAATTCGCAATACCATTGTAGGCCTTAATGTTATCTTGGTTTTGAAGATTGACATTGAATTGGTTTAGTGAAGTATAACTAATCCTAGGGATTTGTATTAACATTTTTCAAGATTGGATTTGTAAATAACCCTAGGCACAGCTCAATTCTTACCTAAGTGATGTTAATAACGCTGTTGTAGTAGATGACATACAATGACTACCTGTAGAGATTGGAAAGAGAATCAGGAAGATTGATGTGGAAGGATCATAAGATGGATTTTAGGGTGAAGCCCATGGGTTCATCGGACCTATGGGGTGTTTTAATCCTTCCGACAATGGTTCTTTTAAGCCCAGGTTACTTAGTTAAGGGGAATGAGCAACTAATACTCCAACCAACCCTTCATTGGTAGAAACCTATATTATTTCAGTTAAAGGATGAATACATTTCTTGGATTTTACTGAACCTAGAATCTTTCAAGGCTGAAATAACCATAAGCAGCACTTCATATATGCTAATGCAGGACTAAGAATTAcctctgttagttttagttttctttCTATATGAATCTTCTAGTTGCTTCCCTTTGAATAACCTTGTTGCATGACTGCATTTTCGGTTGAAGGAATGAACAATTGACAATTCCAATCAATGTTTGTTAGTTGATTCAAATGGCAGAAAGAACACCATGCAGTTGTAGGAAAGTAGGCCAGACTTAGCCATGAGTCTTCCTGGATGTCCAGAGTGGCACTTGCACCTTCTTGTACAGCAGGACAGGCAGCCAAGTCTGGCCGgctataaatcctaaaccctaaacttaGAAACATTAACATTAGCTCCTATGAACACACTTGAGCACAGCTGGATGGCTCGAAATTGCATTATATGTATGATAGGATATTAATTATAGAAATGAAGACCTTCTTGCTCATTAGCatgttattcatttattttctgTAGTTCACAACAACCTG from Arachis duranensis cultivar V14167 chromosome 4, aradu.V14167.gnm2.J7QH, whole genome shotgun sequence encodes:
- the LOC107486092 gene encoding TPR repeat-containing protein ZIP4, which produces MRIAEISSPELRPSSPDTTDTYHRLIPKIESTIKQLEAQSASGKSSLGTTSAAATELRQLVTQLTQFAPFPNSLVLQIWKLSYRLWNACVDISNTAAATIRSSASENHAELRHIAADFLSIAGDVSGVPSPAIKTASFYHKTGLIWHNLRRFDLASKCFERATNLLSKLDVSSISDAGERKLLLDLNLARSRTAWEIRDLNLAIALLNRSKSLLFGSCTHYIELAKQCMEFGKQSLSRSNEEEKESGYNGLGEALKLMNEALEVLEKGLCAARTREEKLELRGLRYKALRFIAAIHLQKEEFESVIKCVKVLRDSNDGGDDHPSISVLAMKAWLGLGRHGEAERELRGMVIDKGIPEGVWVSAVEAYFAAAGTAGAETAKGVFLGLLGRCHVSASAAVRVAHRVAGNGGGEGGRVRAKVVAELVSDERVVALFAGKEADKDKVAMHAILWNCAADNFQSKDYETSAELFEKSMLYIPYDTENRILRAKGFRVLCLCYLGLMRLDRAQEYINEAEKLTVAFICSSQFKIYLQKNDHQGAIAQIEAMTACLDFQPDFLSLSSHEAVACHALPVAVASLSSMLNLYNSGKSMPTTEVTVLRTLVTVLSQEPGNEQQVLKFLKHAHTRASDLGPDCFFGKEEVGRRERNWFAVTSWNLGSKTGKDKNYDLSAEFLRLASDFYALLEGSTENNIMVCKSLVLSVSSMVALEFQREAAMSENEVKRVVQLLERAGQMLKSITAGNSLSDDQDTIDPELFFIYTFCAYDIQGRLNDLGSQLLSVRSFAKSKACKPHHLLQIGLYASQGVRSNHEVATFALNECLSSFLSSPTPDYQNVALVVRKLIAIASIHKGDTDDDLVYGMYKQAYRIMVGLKEDEYPVEEGKWLAMTAWNRAAVPVRLGQIELGKKWMTVGLDIAKHVSGMDAYKACMEDLLGTMEKKP
- the LOC107486090 gene encoding rhodanese-like domain-containing protein 4A, chloroplastic gives rise to the protein MDSPSLFLSSYPLFNKNHPKTQKFPTFKASSLLSNHHTPHSSPQSSTSSPQPCKNISFSTLQTHSPSSLQNLLFPQNLLSKSCFSLTVIDLFASLPSLADEAAASSPLVESDAGKINLEEILVSIDNFFNRYPFFVAGVTFIWLVVIPIAQEYFRKYKFVSAIDAFRKLRDDPDSQLLDIRDRKNVKFLGSPNLKLLNKEAVKVEFTEGNEDGFVKKVLGRFKEPPNTVLCVLDSFDGNSLKAAELLFKNGFKEVYAIRGGVRGQQGWMAIQDSLLPPSVHIKRRKKKKASQEVGANGNGAIQQNDSNYESASTPDIPADGNQEKENGHVKRSEESVPERKISSVVSSSPYPNYPDLKPPSSPTPSKPQ